A genomic stretch from Chloroflexota bacterium includes:
- a CDS encoding phosphotriesterase-related protein, whose protein sequence is MTAEAGAVMTVLGPISADALGRTLMHEHLLFDLETYLHQPPDPADAPLVEAPLALDTLWWVREHPMASRHNLSQRDPSLAAAEAARFRAAGGSTIVEVSSIGLSRDVHGLRAIAERTGLNIVAGTGYYVGSSHPASLAGRSVEAVTDELVRDLDVGLDGTTIRAGVIGEIGTSEPLYETEILVLRAAARAQALTGAPMVVHPAPQHLNADAMGRWLDILEREGADPARVVISHLEARLGQRPEDFHVLAKRGYQLSLDTWGNTKHYESRNFSMPSDPDRVKLLTRLVAEGLASSLVLAQDICYRDALTAYGGPGYGYILRHMAPRLLAAGVPQVALDTMLVDNPRRILPRG, encoded by the coding sequence GTGACAGCAGAGGCTGGCGCCGTCATGACCGTCCTCGGGCCGATCTCAGCCGACGCGCTGGGGCGAACGCTGATGCACGAGCATCTGCTCTTCGACCTGGAGACCTATCTCCATCAGCCGCCAGATCCGGCCGATGCGCCACTGGTCGAAGCGCCGCTGGCACTCGACACGCTCTGGTGGGTCCGCGAGCATCCGATGGCGAGCCGGCACAACCTCTCGCAGCGGGATCCGTCGCTGGCGGCTGCTGAGGCTGCAAGGTTTCGCGCGGCCGGAGGCTCCACCATCGTCGAGGTGTCGAGCATCGGGCTGTCGCGCGACGTACACGGCCTCAGGGCGATTGCCGAGCGGACCGGCCTGAACATCGTTGCCGGGACGGGCTACTACGTCGGGTCGTCGCACCCGGCCAGCCTCGCCGGGCGTTCGGTCGAAGCTGTGACAGACGAGCTGGTTCGCGATCTCGATGTCGGGCTCGACGGCACGACGATCCGCGCGGGCGTCATCGGCGAGATCGGCACGTCCGAGCCGCTCTACGAGACCGAGATCCTGGTGCTTCGCGCGGCGGCGCGCGCTCAGGCCCTGACCGGCGCACCGATGGTCGTTCACCCGGCCCCGCAGCATCTCAACGCGGATGCGATGGGCAGATGGCTCGACATCCTGGAGCGAGAGGGCGCAGACCCGGCGCGAGTCGTCATCAGCCACCTGGAGGCACGCCTCGGGCAGCGGCCGGAGGATTTCCACGTGCTGGCGAAGCGCGGCTATCAGCTCTCACTGGACACCTGGGGCAATACCAAGCACTACGAAAGCCGCAACTTCTCGATGCCCAGCGACCCGGACCGCGTCAAGCTGCTGACCCGCCTCGTGGCGGAAGGCCTGGCGTCGTCGCTGGTGCTGGCGCAGGATATCTGCTATCGAGATGCGCTCACGGCCTACGGCGGCCCCGGCTACGGATACATCCTCCGCCATATGGCGCCGCGCCTGCTGGCTGCTGGCGTGCCACAGGTCGCCCTCGACACGATGCTCGTCGACAACCCGCGCCGCATCCTCCCGCGCGGGTAA
- a CDS encoding extracellular solute-binding protein codes for MASQGRFLARREFLRLLTAGAGVLAVACSGAPAAAPTSAPAKPAETKPAETKPAAPAASPAAAAPGASPAAAASPAAGASPAPAGSPAAKPAAAAAPKFTSNGSKLTIWGWQSFTPEGDKLLGDQMKEWGAANKTDIEYVVIENAQFPQKLAAAIEAKATPDITMLTSPTDVLNFASRDLFVDVADLWKGVADVEGGFYDYVKDYYNIGNAIFAIPFEADTSPLFTRLDLVEKATGKREPPKTLDELTEVSKKINTPPSVYALGICLGRTPDGEGEAVQLIWNDGGSLVTKDGKPNLNSQGTIDAMKRLKGWWDDKLIPPASTTWDDTGNNSAYQAKQVAFVRNPPSIYAWMQTNDQQLLKDSTMAAFPAGKGGSYSSSGAWSWSVFKTSKNADGAKDLIFNLMDPKRLQTVYEAVGGRWYPIYKNGSQHEYWKSREIFKFYPDLLAGGRGLWYPSSPEPKLMAALGETRTRNVIPDMVQDIVVKGTAVEAAVKTAHDAMTEIFKARGANV; via the coding sequence GTGGCATCTCAGGGACGATTCCTCGCGCGGCGCGAGTTTCTCCGGTTGCTGACGGCCGGCGCTGGCGTGCTGGCCGTCGCCTGCAGCGGCGCACCCGCCGCCGCGCCGACGAGCGCGCCGGCCAAGCCGGCTGAGACGAAGCCGGCCGAGACCAAGCCCGCTGCTCCGGCAGCGTCGCCAGCGGCTGCTGCGCCAGGAGCCTCGCCGGCCGCGGCTGCCTCGCCGGCTGCTGGCGCGTCGCCGGCTCCGGCTGGCTCGCCGGCCGCCAAGCCGGCTGCTGCCGCTGCGCCGAAGTTCACTTCGAACGGCTCGAAGCTGACGATCTGGGGCTGGCAGAGCTTCACGCCCGAGGGTGACAAGCTCCTCGGCGACCAGATGAAGGAGTGGGGCGCGGCGAACAAGACCGACATCGAGTATGTCGTGATCGAGAATGCCCAGTTCCCGCAGAAGCTGGCTGCCGCCATCGAGGCGAAGGCCACTCCCGACATCACGATGCTGACCAGCCCGACTGACGTCCTGAACTTCGCCTCGCGCGACCTGTTCGTGGACGTTGCGGATCTCTGGAAGGGCGTGGCGGACGTTGAGGGCGGCTTCTACGACTACGTCAAGGACTACTACAACATCGGCAACGCGATCTTCGCGATCCCGTTCGAGGCCGATACCTCGCCGCTGTTCACGCGCCTCGACCTCGTGGAGAAGGCGACCGGCAAGCGCGAGCCCCCCAAGACGCTCGACGAGTTGACGGAGGTCTCCAAGAAGATCAACACGCCGCCATCGGTGTACGCGCTCGGCATCTGCCTCGGGCGCACCCCGGATGGCGAGGGCGAGGCCGTCCAGCTGATCTGGAACGATGGCGGCTCGCTGGTGACCAAGGACGGCAAGCCGAACTTGAACTCCCAGGGCACCATCGATGCCATGAAGCGGCTCAAGGGCTGGTGGGATGACAAGCTGATCCCGCCCGCGTCAACCACCTGGGACGACACGGGCAACAACTCGGCGTACCAGGCCAAGCAGGTGGCGTTCGTCCGCAACCCGCCGTCGATCTACGCCTGGATGCAGACCAACGACCAGCAGTTGCTGAAGGACTCGACCATGGCCGCCTTCCCGGCGGGCAAGGGCGGCAGCTACTCGTCGTCGGGCGCGTGGTCGTGGTCGGTGTTCAAGACGAGCAAGAACGCCGATGGCGCGAAGGATCTCATCTTCAACCTGATGGACCCGAAGCGCCTGCAGACGGTGTACGAAGCGGTCGGCGGTCGCTGGTACCCGATCTACAAGAACGGCTCGCAGCACGAGTACTGGAAGTCCCGCGAGATCTTCAAGTTCTACCCGGATCTGCTGGCTGGCGGTCGCGGCCTCTGGTACCCGTCGTCGCCTGAGCCGAAGCTGATGGCGGCGCTCGGCGAGACCCGGACACGCAACGTGATCCCGGACATGGTCCAGGATATCGTCGTCAAGGGCACGGCCGTCGAGGCTGCCGTGAAGACCGCACACGACGCGATGACCGAGATCTTCAAGGCGCGCGGCGCGAACGTCTAG
- a CDS encoding carbohydrate ABC transporter permease: MAIAMTRRQARTTKSVFIGLGLLVFGIWTLTPLYWIVVTSIKPNLLIYREPALFPSEVTMDHYSFVLSKTPFLLYVRNSALVTLATTLASIVVGTLAAYAITRLHFKGREWVARSVVVTYLVPVSLLFIPMFQVIYSLGLMDNILGLMVTYLTFTIPFATWMMIGYFRNVPFELEDAALVDGCSRIQSLVLIMLPLALPALAVVALFSFTLSWNEFLYALVFIGSDSQKTLTLGLIGLVRGDTFPWGPMMAASLLGALPPVLVYIISQKWVVSGLSAGSVKG, encoded by the coding sequence ATGGCAATCGCGATGACGCGCCGACAGGCCCGTACCACGAAGTCCGTGTTCATCGGACTCGGTCTACTGGTATTCGGCATCTGGACGCTGACGCCGCTCTACTGGATCGTCGTCACGTCGATCAAGCCGAACCTGCTGATCTACCGTGAGCCGGCGCTCTTCCCGAGCGAGGTCACGATGGATCACTACAGCTTCGTGCTGAGCAAGACGCCGTTCCTGCTCTACGTCAGGAACAGCGCGCTCGTCACCCTGGCGACCACCCTTGCCTCGATTGTCGTCGGCACGCTGGCGGCCTACGCGATCACCCGGCTGCACTTCAAGGGCCGCGAGTGGGTCGCGCGATCCGTGGTGGTCACCTATCTCGTGCCGGTCTCGCTGTTGTTCATCCCGATGTTCCAGGTGATCTACTCGCTCGGGTTGATGGACAACATCCTCGGCCTGATGGTGACCTACCTGACGTTCACCATCCCCTTCGCGACCTGGATGATGATCGGCTACTTCCGCAACGTGCCGTTCGAGCTGGAAGATGCGGCGCTCGTGGACGGCTGCTCGCGGATCCAGTCGCTGGTCCTGATCATGCTGCCGCTGGCGTTGCCGGCGCTGGCCGTGGTCGCACTCTTCTCGTTCACGCTGTCATGGAACGAGTTTCTGTACGCGCTCGTCTTCATCGGGAGCGATTCGCAGAAGACGCTGACGCTCGGCCTGATCGGCCTGGTGCGGGGCGACACGTTCCCGTGGGGGCCAATGATGGCGGCATCGCTGCTGGGCGCCCTGCCGCCGGTCCTGGTCTACATCATCTCCCAGAAGTGGGTCGTGTCGGGCCTGTCTGCTGGGAGCGTCAAGGGCTAA
- a CDS encoding sugar ABC transporter permease, which translates to MTQGSQTFSTGSPLAAPGQPASSSTTIALRRALGRDWLTAWIFLAPCMIVIIGLIAYPFFSAILLSFQAKLVGSPATWVGLANYQELLFGRDVGGVFRQSVVVSILFVTAAQGMKLFLGFGMALLLNENFPYRMLVRGIFFIPWAVPTLIAGLTWKWMYDGTQVGLLNMLALRLGLTSDLIQWLGNYNMALWSVTVAVVWASTPFWSMMLLAGLQAIPSEQYEAAEIDGADVFQRFWMITLPGVMNVLIITFMLSTIWTANSINFVYVLTGGGPANATMIFPLLAYQIGVAGAQRLGMGATISLFFFPVFLVMIYFLTKRMLAEEEK; encoded by the coding sequence ATGACCCAGGGTTCACAGACGTTCTCGACCGGTTCACCGCTCGCGGCGCCCGGTCAGCCTGCGAGCAGCTCCACCACCATTGCGCTCCGGCGCGCGCTGGGGCGTGACTGGCTGACGGCCTGGATTTTCCTCGCGCCGTGCATGATCGTCATCATCGGCTTGATCGCCTACCCGTTCTTCTCGGCGATCTTGCTCAGTTTCCAGGCCAAGCTGGTTGGCTCGCCTGCCACGTGGGTAGGGCTTGCGAACTACCAGGAGCTGCTGTTCGGGCGCGACGTCGGCGGCGTCTTCCGCCAGTCCGTCGTCGTCTCGATCCTCTTCGTGACGGCCGCCCAGGGCATGAAGCTGTTCCTGGGCTTCGGGATGGCGCTCCTGCTCAACGAGAACTTCCCGTACCGGATGCTGGTGCGGGGCATCTTCTTCATTCCCTGGGCCGTCCCGACGCTGATCGCTGGCCTGACCTGGAAGTGGATGTACGATGGCACCCAGGTTGGCCTGCTCAACATGCTGGCGCTGCGGCTCGGCCTGACCTCGGACCTGATTCAGTGGCTGGGCAACTACAACATGGCGCTCTGGTCGGTGACCGTCGCCGTGGTCTGGGCCAGCACGCCGTTCTGGTCGATGATGCTGCTGGCCGGGCTCCAGGCGATCCCGTCCGAACAGTACGAGGCGGCCGAGATCGACGGTGCAGATGTCTTCCAGCGCTTCTGGATGATCACGCTGCCGGGCGTGATGAACGTGCTGATCATCACGTTCATGCTCTCGACGATCTGGACGGCGAACAGCATCAACTTCGTCTACGTGCTGACGGGCGGCGGCCCGGCCAACGCCACGATGATCTTCCCGCTGCTGGCGTACCAGATCGGCGTGGCCGGTGCGCAGCGGCTCGGGATGGGCGCGACGATCTCCCTCTTCTTCTTCCCGGTATTCCTGGTGATGATCTACTTCCTCACCAAGCGGATGCTGGCTGAAGAAGAGAAGTAG